The following are from one region of the Mesorhizobium sp. B4-1-4 genome:
- a CDS encoding 3-hydroxyacyl-CoA dehydrogenase NAD-binding domain-containing protein, giving the protein MSDSLKVSRDGDVAIVTIDNPPVNPLSFHVREPLMQALVALRDDASVAAIVLTCAGRTFVAGADITEFGKPVQQPDLRAIVALLETIAKPTIAAIHGTALGGGLELALGCHFRVADAGARLGFPEVKLGLLPGGGGTVRLPRLVGALKALKMIVSGTPIGADEAHAAGLVDAVFEGDLTTHAVNFAREIARKGGPFTPVRDRDDLLRETDLATFDTEATNLARKARGLEAPIACAEAVRNAITLPFEDALAAERALFVKLVAGDQSRAQRHLFFAEREAAKLPGKDIVKRRISRVGVIGAGTMGGGIAMAFANGGFPVTLLEASHEALQRGLGTIEKNYTVSVSRGSLSEEAKRQRLSQFKGSTDYADLADCDLIIEAAFEDMAVKKEIFGKLDAVAKAGAILATNTSYLDINDIAASTSRPQDVLGLHFFSPANVMKLLEIVRAEKTAPDALATSVDLARRIGKVAVVVGVCHGFVGNRMLAARGSESEALLLEGATPSQIDKAFTDFGWPMGPFQMGDLAGLDIGWRNRKARGLMAVIADTLCEQGRFGQKTGRGFYLYEAGARAGAADPEVEALIRGKAAEQGIAPRAISAEEIIERTLYPLVNEGAKILDEGIAARASDIDVVWVNGYGFPVGKGGPMFWAGLEGPARIVERLEYWHQRTGGPVFKPAPLLKRMAETGSWDGGAAG; this is encoded by the coding sequence GTGTCCGATTCCCTGAAGGTCAGCCGCGACGGCGATGTCGCGATCGTCACCATCGACAACCCGCCGGTCAACCCGCTGAGTTTTCATGTCCGCGAGCCGCTGATGCAGGCGTTGGTTGCCTTGCGCGACGACGCTTCGGTTGCCGCGATCGTGCTCACCTGCGCCGGGCGGACCTTCGTGGCCGGGGCCGACATCACCGAATTCGGCAAGCCGGTGCAGCAGCCCGACCTGCGCGCCATCGTGGCTCTGCTTGAGACCATCGCCAAGCCGACGATCGCCGCCATTCACGGCACCGCGCTCGGCGGCGGGCTGGAGCTGGCGCTCGGCTGCCACTTCCGCGTCGCCGACGCCGGCGCCAGGCTTGGCTTTCCCGAAGTGAAGCTCGGCCTGCTCCCGGGCGGGGGCGGCACGGTGCGGCTGCCACGGCTGGTCGGGGCATTGAAGGCCTTGAAGATGATCGTTTCAGGCACGCCGATCGGGGCCGATGAAGCGCACGCCGCGGGGCTGGTTGATGCCGTCTTCGAAGGCGATCTGACCACGCATGCAGTGAATTTCGCCCGGGAAATCGCCCGCAAGGGCGGGCCGTTCACACCGGTGCGCGATCGCGATGATCTGCTGAGGGAGACCGACTTGGCGACGTTCGATACCGAGGCGACGAACCTCGCCAGGAAAGCGCGGGGATTGGAAGCACCGATCGCCTGCGCGGAAGCGGTGCGCAATGCGATCACGCTGCCGTTCGAGGATGCGCTGGCGGCGGAGCGGGCACTGTTCGTGAAACTGGTCGCCGGCGACCAGTCGCGGGCTCAGCGCCATCTGTTCTTCGCCGAACGCGAGGCGGCAAAGCTTCCGGGCAAGGACATCGTCAAGCGCAGGATCAGCCGCGTCGGTGTCATCGGCGCCGGCACGATGGGCGGCGGCATCGCCATGGCCTTCGCCAATGGCGGCTTTCCCGTCACCTTGCTGGAAGCCAGCCATGAAGCTTTGCAGCGCGGGCTGGGCACGATCGAGAAGAACTACACCGTCTCCGTCTCGCGTGGTTCGCTGAGTGAAGAGGCCAAGCGGCAGCGCCTCAGCCAGTTCAAGGGTTCCACCGACTACGCCGATCTCGCCGATTGCGACCTGATCATCGAGGCGGCGTTCGAAGACATGGCGGTCAAGAAGGAAATCTTCGGCAAGCTCGACGCGGTGGCCAAGGCGGGCGCGATTCTCGCCACCAACACCTCGTATCTCGACATCAACGATATCGCCGCGTCGACCTCTCGCCCGCAGGATGTGCTCGGCCTGCATTTCTTCTCGCCGGCCAATGTGATGAAGCTCTTGGAAATCGTGCGGGCGGAAAAGACCGCGCCCGACGCGCTGGCGACATCCGTCGATCTGGCACGGCGGATCGGCAAGGTCGCTGTCGTCGTCGGCGTCTGCCATGGTTTCGTCGGCAACCGCATGCTGGCGGCGCGTGGCTCGGAATCCGAAGCGCTTCTGCTGGAGGGCGCGACACCCAGCCAGATCGACAAGGCCTTCACCGATTTCGGCTGGCCGATGGGGCCGTTCCAGATGGGCGATCTCGCTGGCCTCGACATTGGCTGGCGCAACCGCAAGGCCCGGGGCCTGATGGCCGTGATCGCCGACACGCTGTGCGAACAGGGCCGGTTCGGCCAGAAGACGGGCCGTGGCTTTTACCTCTACGAGGCCGGCGCGCGGGCGGGCGCTGCCGACCCCGAAGTGGAGGCGTTGATCCGCGGCAAGGCGGCCGAGCAAGGCATCGCGCCGCGTGCGATAAGCGCCGAAGAAATCATCGAGCGCACGCTCTATCCCCTGGTCAACGAGGGAGCGAAAATTCTGGACGAAGGGATCGCGGCACGCGCCTCCGATATCGATGTCGTCTGGGTCAACGGCTACGGCTTTCCTGT